A portion of the Candidatus Babeliales bacterium genome contains these proteins:
- a CDS encoding toxin C-terminal domain-containing protein — MYYRRYFHLLFTLFSLALFSSTRIIRSHGFAPDTVITMKNGKELLPFFRLANLIVMSTWKRVTAYDALKKKWVKRWIEGVGFSQTDSYCRLSFMQDSSPIVCTPAQPFYRVSDQKWVEVYKLRSGDKLLCRDNRTVTVSKVVLVQEPLRVCTLQVASAHTFLVGKQGVVAHNTLLPLGAFIRFSVPFGAAGAGAGISFGPVGITVGVLLCGAVGIIYDLHRRKAYATYHSAEGQKTVALFAQEVAKNHGETAVSGGRTQRPSAAASKAHVPAVDEKGVVCEKTNGNTSSASLVPTTVCDGKNGEDRNDGDCTTVDCSDDVTQRRLSSDVTFMHDAHHSCVFSNASEVPEEIVNIVDSLHPSRDIDFSGHSSKHPSKKSSGGSMFARTGNYFVHDLDQQEKLIIEASERCDDFQKSECEAALYDYASKNSDQLGLRKDLVEQIKNNGAVYESRSYEIATPVGDLLQDYNYDVLAYDHFYGDQLQQLAHQDCIDILEKIVYQNHALPLHVRQQDFSKGLLGCVDAAREYNHVGLPEKSFHIIDFCYAFLDCGVDVVKGVLEGTAKGLIGAVSHCIQHPIETAACVVAGKYVFAYHLLCLLENVAEIGADALRAYHAGQTEWDEFLKPVKEQIKELSQQQVSLRGAAEGTTAFVVHWIAQNKLHGGLNDIFKAAKTAVKTKAASLANKLPRATSDHVLTTPEGVSFSASSVDNNQLSANNNTLAKQAHTPKQQNHASKQQHGKQQLGNSKNQQPSPSRQDKTQTCNQPQPEVLNNQTCAILNKKNKEIANIANNIGFKKTNYYLHGQPIFQKGNKFISFDVDAHNGGFWKMADSVKNLSSKKTRLGTYDKFLNRIGN, encoded by the coding sequence ATGTATTATCGTCGATACTTTCATCTTCTTTTCACATTATTTTCATTAGCTTTATTTAGTTCTACGCGCATCATCAGGTCACATGGATTTGCGCCCGATACAGTTATTACTATGAAAAATGGTAAAGAGCTGCTGCCCTTTTTTCGCCTTGCTAATTTGATTGTTATGTCCACGTGGAAAAGAGTGACGGCGTATGATGCGCTCAAAAAAAAATGGGTTAAGCGGTGGATAGAAGGGGTGGGCTTTAGTCAAACAGATAGCTATTGCCGTCTTTCTTTTATGCAAGATTCATCGCCGATTGTTTGTACTCCTGCGCAACCGTTTTATCGGGTTTCCGATCAGAAATGGGTGGAGGTATATAAGCTGCGTAGTGGCGACAAGTTGTTATGTCGAGATAATAGAACCGTAACGGTTTCAAAAGTTGTTTTAGTGCAAGAACCGCTGAGAGTGTGCACATTGCAGGTTGCATCGGCACACACTTTTTTAGTAGGTAAGCAGGGTGTTGTTGCGCATAATACCCTACTGCCACTGGGAGCGTTTATTCGTTTTAGTGTGCCGTTTGGAGCTGCCGGAGCAGGTGCAGGGATTAGTTTTGGTCCCGTTGGCATCACGGTTGGTGTTTTGCTCTGTGGTGCTGTAGGAATTATTTATGATCTTCATCGCAGAAAAGCATATGCAACATATCACTCCGCAGAAGGACAAAAAACAGTTGCACTGTTTGCGCAAGAAGTTGCAAAGAATCATGGGGAGACGGCAGTATCAGGAGGGCGTACGCAAAGGCCATCTGCTGCGGCGAGTAAGGCGCATGTGCCAGCGGTAGATGAAAAGGGTGTAGTGTGCGAAAAAACTAATGGTAATACTTCATCTGCGTCACTCGTACCTACAACAGTGTGTGATGGCAAGAATGGTGAAGATCGTAATGATGGTGATTGTACAACAGTCGATTGTTCTGATGATGTTACGCAACGTCGTCTTTCTTCAGATGTAACATTCATGCACGATGCGCACCATAGTTGTGTGTTCAGCAATGCAAGCGAAGTGCCTGAAGAAATAGTGAACATAGTTGATTCACTGCATCCATCTCGGGATATTGATTTTTCTGGTCATTCAAGCAAGCATCCATCCAAAAAATCATCGGGCGGTTCAATGTTTGCACGTACCGGTAATTATTTTGTGCACGATCTTGATCAGCAAGAGAAATTGATAATAGAAGCAAGCGAGAGGTGCGATGATTTTCAAAAATCAGAATGTGAAGCAGCTCTGTATGATTATGCATCTAAAAATAGTGATCAACTTGGACTTCGTAAAGATCTCGTTGAGCAAATTAAAAATAACGGGGCTGTGTATGAATCTCGTTCTTATGAAATAGCAACACCAGTTGGCGATCTGTTGCAGGATTATAATTATGACGTTCTTGCGTATGACCATTTTTACGGTGATCAACTACAACAGCTAGCGCATCAAGATTGTATAGATATTTTAGAAAAAATTGTTTACCAAAATCATGCACTACCCCTGCATGTGCGACAACAAGATTTTTCTAAAGGCCTACTTGGATGTGTTGATGCAGCACGCGAATACAATCACGTAGGATTACCAGAAAAGTCATTTCATATTATCGACTTTTGTTATGCATTTCTTGATTGTGGGGTAGATGTTGTTAAAGGTGTTCTTGAAGGAACGGCTAAAGGACTTATTGGAGCGGTAAGCCATTGCATACAACATCCGATTGAAACCGCAGCATGCGTTGTAGCCGGCAAATACGTGTTTGCATATCATTTACTGTGTTTGCTAGAAAACGTTGCAGAGATTGGTGCTGATGCGTTACGCGCTTACCATGCAGGGCAAACGGAATGGGATGAATTTCTTAAGCCAGTTAAAGAGCAGATTAAAGAACTATCGCAGCAGCAAGTTTCTTTGCGTGGTGCGGCAGAAGGGACAACAGCATTTGTAGTCCATTGGATAGCGCAAAATAAGCTACATGGCGGACTTAATGATATTTTCAAGGCAGCAAAGACAGCAGTAAAGACAAAAGCTGCTTCACTTGCTAATAAATTGCCACGAGCTACTTCTGATCACGTTTTGACAACGCCAGAAGGGGTTAGTTTTAGTGCGTCTTCGGTTGATAATAATCAGCTTTCTGCTAACAATAATACATTAGCAAAACAGGCGCATACTCCGAAACAGCAGAATCATGCTTCAAAGCAACAACATGGTAAGCAGCAGTTAGGTAATAGTAAAAATCAACAACCTTCACCATCGAGGCAAGACAAGACGCAAACTTGTAATCAGCCACAACCAGAAGTATTGAACAATCAAACTTGTGCAATACTAAATAAAAAAAATAAAGAAATTGCTAACATAGCGAATAATATAGGATTTAAAAAAACAAACTATTATTTGCATGGACAACCTATTTTCCAAAAAGGTAATAAGTTTATTTCTTTTGATGTGGACGCGCACAATGGAGGATTTTGGAAAATGGCAGACTCTGTTAAAAATCTATCCAGTAAAAAAACGAGACTGGGGACATATGATAAATTCTTAAATAGGATTGGAAATTAA
- the rplI gene encoding 50S ribosomal protein L9: MKVFLLKNVVGIGIAGEIIKAKDGFAVNYLIPQKLGVEVTPHNEQSFLKKLKVIDNRKDVIASKTSILAEKIKDTTVIIKRKTHDNGKLFGSISASEIADEITKSGITVSKNQVEIDKSIKSIGTHEVTIKLSSSLLPKVTVKVVAEQ, from the coding sequence ATGAAAGTATTTCTTTTAAAAAATGTAGTAGGAATAGGGATTGCAGGGGAAATCATCAAAGCAAAAGATGGTTTTGCGGTTAATTATCTTATTCCACAAAAACTTGGTGTTGAAGTAACCCCACACAATGAGCAATCGTTTTTAAAAAAACTGAAAGTAATTGATAACCGTAAAGACGTGATTGCATCTAAAACGTCCATACTTGCGGAAAAAATTAAAGATACAACAGTGATTATTAAACGCAAAACGCATGATAACGGCAAACTGTTTGGGTCAATTAGTGCGTCAGAAATTGCTGATGAAATCACAAAAAGTGGCATCACTGTTTCAAAAAACCAGGTAGAAATCGATAAGTCTATTAAAAGTATTGGTACTCACGAAGTAACGATTAAGTTATCTTCTTCTTTGTTGCCAAAAGTAACCGTTAAAGTTGTTGCTGAACAATAA
- the dnaB gene encoding replicative DNA helicase, which translates to MQIRKRLKKDFLEPISPEKMLGKRLPSSLEAERAVLGALLLNDEYVGQVAEILTTKDFYHLPHAMIYQAIHDLSQQFKRIDLVTLQDELEKKDQLTIIGGITYLMGLQEDIPAMGLLKQHATIIKEKSVLRELINSATNIIGNCYTQNDNDIDSVLDDAEKTIFQISNKRTAENFVQLNIWLKKTFQHLSDIKSHSKGITGISSGYKKLDEMTSGFQKGDFIVLAARPSMGKTAMGMGLALQAAAQGNTVGIFSLEMSAEQLILRQLSSESGIAHHNIRNATISSQEWIELTSVAARLAEMKLFIDDTSMLNLMDLRAKARKLKIEHNLQFLLIDYLQLVHTTKQHENRHQEVSDISRSLKALAKELQIPIIAMAQLSRAVDARMDKRPMLSDLRESGAIEQDADLIMFLYRDVVYNAETENPNHAELIIGKQRNGPTGTVQLQFIRELTKFVDEDGNHGYGGYG; encoded by the coding sequence ATGCAAATACGTAAAAGATTAAAAAAAGATTTTTTAGAACCGATCAGTCCTGAAAAAATGTTGGGCAAGCGTCTTCCTTCTAGTTTAGAGGCAGAACGTGCGGTTCTTGGTGCTTTGCTTTTAAATGATGAATACGTGGGGCAGGTGGCAGAGATTCTTACTACTAAAGATTTTTATCATCTTCCTCATGCTATGATTTATCAAGCCATTCACGATTTATCACAACAATTTAAGCGTATTGATTTGGTAACCTTGCAAGATGAATTAGAAAAAAAAGATCAATTAACTATTATTGGGGGCATTACCTATTTAATGGGTTTGCAGGAAGATATACCTGCAATGGGACTGTTAAAGCAGCATGCAACAATTATTAAAGAGAAATCGGTTTTGCGGGAGTTGATTAATTCTGCAACTAATATCATTGGGAACTGTTATACGCAAAACGATAATGATATTGATTCAGTCCTTGATGATGCAGAAAAAACCATTTTTCAGATATCAAATAAAAGAACTGCTGAAAACTTTGTACAACTTAATATTTGGTTAAAAAAGACATTTCAACATTTATCTGATATTAAGAGCCATAGCAAAGGAATCACGGGGATCTCTTCCGGTTATAAAAAGTTGGATGAGATGACATCCGGATTTCAAAAAGGTGATTTTATTGTACTTGCAGCTCGTCCATCGATGGGTAAAACAGCGATGGGTATGGGCCTTGCATTACAAGCTGCAGCGCAAGGTAACACAGTTGGTATTTTTTCTCTTGAAATGAGTGCAGAACAGTTAATCTTGCGACAGTTATCTTCAGAATCGGGTATTGCGCACCATAACATTCGCAATGCAACGATTAGTTCTCAAGAATGGATAGAATTAACATCGGTGGCTGCGCGCCTTGCAGAAATGAAGTTATTTATAGACGATACATCTATGCTTAACCTCATGGATTTACGTGCAAAAGCGCGAAAGCTTAAAATTGAGCACAATTTACAGTTTTTATTAATTGATTATCTGCAGCTGGTTCATACTACAAAGCAGCATGAAAATAGGCACCAAGAGGTATCAGATATTTCTCGATCATTAAAAGCATTGGCTAAAGAGCTTCAAATTCCTATTATCGCGATGGCACAGTTATCACGTGCCGTTGATGCGCGTATGGACAAACGTCCCATGCTTTCAGATTTGCGTGAATCTGGAGCGATTGAGCAGGATGCTGATTTAATTATGTTTTTATATCGTGATGTGGTATATAACGCTGAAACAGAAAATCCAAATCATGCAGAATTGATTATCGGAAAACAGCGAAATGGACCGACCGGAACAGTACAATTGCAATTTATTCGTGAATTGACAAAATTTGTTGATGAAGATGGCAATCACGGATACGGAGGCTACGGTTAA
- a CDS encoding crossover junction endodeoxyribonuclease RuvC, which translates to MIVLGIDPGLLIAGFAIIKKEQKTTYLLDAGYLKLPGTKTVIERVGLFHEFFEKKIIEWKVTDLAIETPFLGKNSQTFLKLGYLRGILYLLTHKHSLQLHEFSPREVKQSITGFGGAGKEQVARVLYQLFPRLIKPEKYDVTDALAVTLCGLWKTKNSYLL; encoded by the coding sequence ATGATTGTGCTTGGTATTGATCCGGGTCTGCTTATAGCAGGATTTGCGATCATAAAAAAAGAACAAAAAACAACATATTTATTAGATGCGGGATATTTAAAATTGCCGGGAACCAAGACCGTTATTGAACGGGTAGGGTTGTTTCATGAATTTTTTGAGAAAAAAATCATTGAATGGAAGGTTACTGATCTAGCAATTGAAACACCATTTCTCGGTAAAAACAGTCAAACCTTTTTAAAACTAGGGTATTTGCGCGGGATTTTATACTTGTTAACACATAAACACAGTCTGCAGCTGCATGAATTTTCTCCGCGAGAAGTGAAACAGTCAATTACCGGGTTTGGAGGTGCAGGCAAGGAACAAGTTGCGCGTGTTTTATATCAACTGTTTCCGCGTCTTATTAAACCAGAAAAATATGATGTCACCGATGCGCTCGCAGTAACGCTTTGTGGGCTGTGGAAAACCAAAAACAGTTATCTGCTATAA
- the recF gene encoding DNA replication and repair protein RecF (All proteins in this family for which functions are known are DNA-binding proteins that assist the filamentation of RecA onto DNA for the initiation of recombination or recombinational repair.): protein MHLQQLHIKNFRCFTQKTISFPSKITLIEGLNGSGKTSLLESIHYLCYLRSFRTHAPRELLQFGHDTFFLKAQLVPESDGITSHETELQVGFSGKKRLVKINQKGISSYKELMDHYRVVTLTEDDLSIISGSPQERRAFIDHVLLLYDADFAQASHSLRHIVTSRNRALQSGVLDKTMYHILTQQLWQASRIVQSHRRRGLERLQTETTTIIHNFFDDAPHITFDYNEALTDGHATLEAFLADRPTLYADELRYRRSLFGAHLDDILIKFYEKRSRMFASRGQQKLIILLLKLAQMSELARTRGQAIFLLDDFMTDFDEKRAHIFMKVLQGLGNQIIFTSPLKQGFLHDILLEAGAGQVVLTD, encoded by the coding sequence GTGCATTTGCAACAATTACATATTAAAAATTTTAGATGTTTTACACAGAAAACAATTTCGTTTCCCAGTAAAATTACCCTTATCGAGGGTTTAAATGGGTCGGGAAAAACTTCTTTGTTGGAAAGTATTCATTACCTTTGTTATCTCCGTTCATTCAGAACCCATGCTCCGCGAGAGTTACTGCAGTTCGGGCATGACACCTTTTTTTTGAAAGCGCAACTTGTACCAGAATCTGATGGGATAACATCTCATGAAACGGAGTTACAGGTCGGTTTTTCTGGAAAAAAACGGCTGGTAAAAATTAATCAAAAAGGTATTAGCTCATATAAAGAGCTAATGGATCATTATCGCGTGGTTACGTTAACCGAAGATGATCTATCTATTATTAGCGGGAGCCCACAAGAACGCAGGGCATTTATAGATCATGTTTTGCTATTATATGATGCAGATTTTGCGCAAGCATCACATAGTTTGCGCCATATCGTCACCAGCAGAAATCGAGCTTTACAATCAGGGGTGCTTGATAAAACAATGTATCATATTCTGACACAACAGCTTTGGCAGGCATCGCGAATAGTGCAGTCACACCGTCGGCGAGGGCTTGAGCGGCTTCAGACTGAAACGACTACGATTATTCATAATTTTTTTGATGACGCTCCTCATATTACTTTTGATTATAACGAGGCTCTTACGGATGGGCATGCCACATTGGAGGCTTTTTTGGCTGACCGCCCCACGTTATATGCAGATGAGCTGCGCTATAGGCGATCTTTATTTGGGGCTCACTTAGACGATATTTTGATTAAATTTTATGAGAAACGATCTCGAATGTTTGCCTCGCGAGGCCAGCAGAAGCTCATTATTTTGCTATTAAAACTAGCCCAAATGAGTGAATTAGCCAGAACCAGAGGGCAGGCGATCTTTTTATTAGATGATTTTATGACCGATTTTGATGAAAAGCGGGCTCATATTTTTATGAAAGTCCTTCAAGGGCTGGGAAATCAGATTATTTTCACTTCCCCTTTAAAACAAGGCTTTTTGCATGATATACTGCTTGAGGCTGGGGCAGGCCAGGTAGTATTGACGGATTGA